Proteins found in one Candidatus Cetobacterium colombiensis genomic segment:
- the rfbA gene encoding glucose-1-phosphate thymidylyltransferase RfbA encodes MAIPVTKAISKQVIPIFDKPMIYYPLSVLMLAGIREILIISTPRDVLVFQELLGDGKELDLSITYEIQDSPKGLAEAFLIGETFIGKDSVALILGDNLFYGHGFTGMLEKAVKSDIGATIFGYYVKNPKDFGVVEFDKDGKVMSLEEKPENPKSNYAIPGIYFYDNSVIEKAKMVTPSERGELEITSINEMYLKENNLQVISLGRGMAWLDTGTFDGLLEASNFVKTIQSRQGIMIACLEEIAYNKGWIDNRQLLKLSESLRKTTYGEYLLSLVKNHE; translated from the coding sequence ATCGCTATTCCTGTGACAAAAGCTATAAGTAAACAGGTGATACCAATTTTTGATAAACCTATGATATATTATCCCCTTTCTGTTCTTATGCTAGCTGGTATAAGAGAGATACTAATAATCTCTACACCGAGAGATGTTTTGGTATTTCAAGAACTTTTAGGTGATGGTAAAGAGCTAGATTTATCTATAACTTATGAAATTCAAGATTCACCGAAGGGGCTAGCAGAAGCTTTTTTAATAGGAGAAACCTTTATAGGTAAAGATTCAGTAGCACTAATTTTAGGAGACAACCTCTTCTATGGTCATGGATTTACAGGAATGTTAGAAAAAGCTGTGAAAAGTGATATAGGAGCTACAATTTTTGGTTACTATGTAAAAAATCCAAAGGACTTTGGTGTAGTGGAGTTTGACAAAGATGGAAAGGTTATGTCTTTAGAAGAAAAACCAGAAAATCCAAAATCAAACTATGCTATTCCAGGAATATATTTTTATGACAATAGTGTCATAGAAAAAGCTAAAATGGTAACACCATCAGAAAGAGGAGAGTTAGAGATAACCTCTATAAATGAGATGTATCTAAAGGAAAATAATCTTCAAGTTATTAGCTTAGGAAGAGGTATGGCTTGGTTAGATACAGGGACTTTCGATGGACTTTTAGAAGCTAGTAACTTTGTAAAAACTATTCAAAGTAGACAGGGAATAATGATTGCATGTCTAGAGGAAATAGCATATAATAAAGGTTGGATAGATAATAGACAACTTTTAAAACTAAGTGAATCTCTAAGGAAAACTACTTATGGAGAGTATCTTCTTAGTTTAGTAAAAAACCATGAGTGA
- the rfbC gene encoding dTDP-4-dehydrorhamnose 3,5-epimerase, whose translation MIKDLVVIEPKIYSDSRGFFYEFFNRQQLLKCGIDEEFVQGNHSKSNFGVLRGLHFQIQNSQGKLIRVLKGEILDVVVDLRKNSETFGKHFKIILSEENRKMLFVPKGFAHGFLTLRDNSEIEYLCTDFYSPQYDSGILWKDKDLDIDWELEKYGLKEEELIISEKDKNQGTLKEFLEKGGEIK comes from the coding sequence ATGATAAAAGATTTAGTGGTTATAGAACCAAAAATATATAGTGATAGCAGAGGTTTTTTCTATGAGTTTTTCAATAGACAACAACTTTTAAAATGTGGAATAGATGAAGAGTTTGTACAAGGAAATCACTCTAAAAGTAACTTTGGAGTTTTAAGAGGGTTACATTTTCAAATACAAAACTCTCAAGGGAAACTAATTAGAGTTTTAAAGGGTGAGATTTTAGATGTTGTTGTAGATTTAAGAAAAAATAGTGAAACTTTTGGAAAACACTTTAAAATTATTTTAAGTGAAGAAAATAGAAAGATGCTGTTTGTGCCAAAGGGATTTGCTCATGGATTTTTAACATTAAGAGATAATAGTGAGATAGAATACCTGTGTACAGATTTTTATTCACCTCAGTATGACTCTGGTATTCTATGGAAAGATAAAGATTTAGATATAGATTGGGAACTAGAAAAATATGGTTTAAAAGAAGAGGAGTTAATTATCTCAGAAAAAGATAAAAATCAAGGAACACTGAAAGAGTTTTTAGAAAAAGGTGGTGAAATAAAGTGA